In a single window of the Natronosalvus caseinilyticus genome:
- a CDS encoding protein translocase SEC61 complex subunit gamma gives MDVPYDLTSYVRVLKMATTPTREEFVQVSKIAGAGILLVGLLGFLIGVVMLFLTGGGF, from the coding sequence ATGGACGTTCCCTACGATCTCACCTCGTACGTGCGGGTACTGAAGATGGCGACGACCCCCACACGGGAGGAATTCGTGCAAGTGTCGAAGATCGCCGGGGCGGGAATCCTGCTCGTCGGCCTGCTCGGATTCCTCATCGGCGTGGTCATGCTGTTCCTCACTGGTGGGGGCTTCTGA
- a CDS encoding transcription elongation factor Spt5, with translation MPIYAVKTTASQEQTVADMIINREEPEVHAALAPDSLTSYVMVESDGHAVLERILEDIPHARTVIPGESDISEVEHFLSPKPDVEGIAEGDIVELIAGPFKGEKAQVQRIDEGKDQVTVELYEATVPIPVTVRGDQIRVLDSDER, from the coding sequence ATGCCGATCTACGCAGTCAAAACGACGGCCAGCCAGGAACAGACCGTCGCGGACATGATCATCAACCGCGAGGAGCCAGAGGTACACGCCGCGCTCGCCCCCGACTCGTTGACCTCCTACGTGATGGTCGAGTCCGACGGCCACGCCGTTCTCGAGCGGATCCTGGAGGACATCCCTCACGCTCGAACGGTCATCCCGGGCGAGTCCGACATCTCGGAAGTCGAGCACTTCCTCTCGCCCAAGCCGGACGTCGAGGGCATCGCCGAAGGCGACATCGTCGAACTCATCGCCGGGCCGTTCAAGGGCGAGAAGGCGCAGGTTCAGCGCATCGACGAGGGCAAGGACCAGGTGACCGTCGAATTGTACGAGGCGACGGTGCCGATTCCGGTGACGGTTCGCGGGGACCAGATTCGCGTCCTCGACTCCGACGAGCGATAG
- a CDS encoding DUF7565 family protein: MDTAWECGIDDCGSVFEDVESAIAHQVTAHERLECGVCGTIVPDGYLAIRHVFSEHSRAEYVRAYGAGAEDVRQREDLLEEIDEVVDQQRLADHLES; encoded by the coding sequence ATGGACACGGCCTGGGAATGTGGGATCGACGACTGCGGCTCGGTGTTCGAGGACGTCGAGTCGGCTATCGCCCACCAGGTAACCGCTCACGAACGCCTCGAGTGTGGCGTTTGTGGAACCATCGTCCCCGACGGCTACCTGGCGATCCGCCACGTCTTCTCCGAACACAGCCGCGCGGAGTACGTCCGGGCGTACGGCGCCGGAGCGGAGGACGTACGCCAGCGCGAGGACCTCCTTGAGGAAATCGACGAGGTCGTCGATCAACAACGACTGGCCGACCACCTCGAGAGCTAG
- a CDS encoding PHP-associated domain-containing protein — protein sequence MSDGEQVRVDLHVKVLNERVIENARRAGIDVVVYAPHFTRLPEIRERASTYSTDDVTVVPAREVFTGSWNDRKHVLAIGLEEPVPDFITLEGAMAEFERQGAAVLAPHPEYLTVSLTEGDIRRFQNGIDAVEIFNPKHLPAHNRRASDLADRLDLAPFTSSYAHLSSSVGVAHVAFERAIESEADLVSALKADAPRRVVYANGLRRWRTTAAELAHLAYENTWKKVDRLYLSGTEPTHANHVFYDGRFDDVSVY from the coding sequence GTGAGCGACGGAGAGCAGGTCCGGGTCGACCTCCACGTGAAGGTGTTAAACGAGCGGGTAATCGAGAACGCCCGCCGGGCGGGAATCGACGTGGTCGTCTACGCCCCCCACTTCACTCGCCTCCCCGAGATTCGAGAACGGGCAAGCACGTACAGCACCGACGACGTGACCGTCGTCCCCGCACGCGAGGTGTTCACCGGCTCCTGGAACGACCGAAAGCACGTCCTCGCGATCGGACTCGAAGAGCCCGTTCCCGATTTCATCACCCTCGAGGGGGCGATGGCGGAATTCGAACGACAGGGGGCCGCAGTGCTGGCGCCACATCCCGAGTACCTGACGGTGTCGCTGACGGAAGGCGACATCCGGCGCTTTCAGAACGGTATCGACGCCGTCGAAATCTTCAATCCGAAACACCTTCCCGCGCACAACCGTCGAGCGAGCGACCTGGCCGACCGTCTCGACCTCGCCCCGTTTACCTCGTCGTACGCCCACCTCTCGAGTTCGGTTGGCGTCGCCCACGTCGCGTTCGAGCGGGCGATCGAGTCCGAGGCCGACCTCGTCTCGGCGCTCAAAGCCGATGCGCCCCGACGGGTCGTCTACGCCAACGGCCTCCGGCGCTGGCGGACGACGGCGGCCGAACTGGCCCACCTCGCCTACGAGAACACCTGGAAGAAGGTCGATCGGCTGTACCTCTCCGGCACGGAGCCGACGCACGCGAATCACGTCTTCTACGACGGGCGGTTCGACGACGTCTCGGTCTACTGA
- a CDS encoding Mut7-C RNAse domain-containing protein, which translates to MTDRLLVDGMCGGIVAYCRMCGHDTLYAGDSNLDLEDDTRLLDVAAATDRTIVTRDVDLAARGERAILLESRDTHEQLRTLHDRGIDLTLPDEPRRCGRCNGPLERAPETGTGTETADTPSYAPNSSEVAVWVCRDCDQHFWKGSHWDRVRRTLEAVRRSEPTGGRDLEGDENSLEGTHSDRKGDENGSDQ; encoded by the coding sequence GTGACCGACCGACTCCTCGTCGACGGTATGTGCGGCGGCATCGTCGCCTACTGCCGGATGTGCGGCCACGACACGCTGTACGCGGGCGACAGCAACCTCGACCTCGAGGACGACACCCGACTCCTCGACGTCGCCGCCGCTACGGATCGAACGATCGTCACGAGAGACGTCGACCTGGCCGCCCGTGGCGAGCGTGCCATCCTGCTCGAGTCACGCGATACACACGAGCAGTTGCGAACGCTCCACGACCGCGGGATCGACCTGACGCTCCCCGACGAACCGCGCCGGTGTGGCCGGTGTAACGGCCCGCTCGAGCGCGCGCCCGAAACGGGAACGGGAACAGAAACAGCCGACACGCCGTCGTACGCACCCAACTCGAGCGAGGTGGCGGTGTGGGTCTGTCGGGACTGTGACCAGCACTTCTGGAAAGGAAGTCACTGGGATCGGGTTCGGCGGACGCTCGAAGCGGTGCGACGCAGCGAACCGACGGGCGGACGCGACCTCGAGGGCGACGAAAACAGCCTCGAAGGGACTCACAGCGACCGCAAGGGCGACGAAAACGGCAGCGATCAGTAG